In Ipomoea triloba cultivar NCNSP0323 chromosome 7, ASM357664v1, a single genomic region encodes these proteins:
- the LOC116025284 gene encoding LEAF RUST 10 DISEASE-RESISTANCE LOCUS RECEPTOR-LIKE PROTEIN KINASE-like 1.1 produces the protein MALYFAHGEDELPSNCTKEFSCGNIGYLEFPFAKHTQAGCGLVAVNCDTTPPKIQLEKGEDWYHLQKVIFKGWDGYTIIVEDSKLRRLFERRNCKIINYSIQFRSSPSITLRNSEPYDFSTFLKCNHSEADDDICGYERYNHCTEGYSLYYKRPLIKEDPACIPDSCIPFPTPIFIDQTNDTLIAGLGLKLEVSNACYMCYFGGGQCWADSNNEFQCKKGKSKQKLILITVLSGGLALILVILAIFLVWQRKKGRKGYSRNTSSDPASDLERGRSKLFGILVFSYSELEEATNNFHPSKELGDGGFGTVYYGILGDGREVAVKRLHEFNCKRMEQFANEISILTRLKHRNLVTLYGCSTRHNQLLLVYEYVPNGTVANHLHGKRAADGLLTWPTRMKIAVETAAALVYLHASGIIHRDVKTSNILLDNNFCVKVADFGLSRPFPANATHTTTTPQGTPGYVDPDYHECYQLTYKSDVYSFGVVLIELVSSMPAVDIRRHTHEINLAKLATNKILTGAFDELIDSSLGYDMDTEIKRMTTSVAELAFQCLQLDKDMRPTMEHVLESLKEIQGNESNNGDKRANGEETNVSKEEEVQQKAMRWTWVGPSLAANRNLKHAAATKNSC, from the exons ATGGCCCTTTACTTTGCTCATGGAGAAGATGAGTTGCCATCTAATTGTACGAAGGAATTCTCCTGTGGAAATATAGGCTATCTGGAGTTCCCTTTTGCTAAACACACGCAAGCTggttgtggtttagtggcagtAAATTGTGATACAACACCTCCAAAAATCCAGTTGGAAAAGGGGGAAGATTGGTATCACCTTCAGAAGGTGATTTTTAAAGGATGGGATGGCTATACAATCATTGTTGAAGACTCAAAGCTCCGGAGACTCTTTGAGAGACGTAATTGCAAAATCATAAACTACAGCATCCAATTTCGGAGTTCTCCTTCTATCACACTCCGCAATTCGGAGCCATACGATTTCAGCACCTTTTTAAAATGCAATCACAGTGAAGCTGATGATGATATCTGCGGTTATGAAAGGTATAACCACTGTACTGAAGGTTACAGTTTGTACTATAAACGTCCATTGATTAAAGAGGATCCCGCATGTATTCCTGATAGCTGTATCCCGTTTCCAACTCCAATTTTTATTGATCAAacaaatgatactttaattgcTGGACTTGGACTGAAATTAGAAGTCTCAAATGCGTGCTATATGTGTTACTTTGGAGGAGGGCAATGTTGGGCAGATAGCAACAATGAATTTCAATGTAAAAAAG GGAAGAGCAAGCAGAAACTGATTCTAATCACAG TACTTTCAGGTGGTTTAGCACTTATCCTTGTAATCTTGGCTATCTTTCTTGTTTGGCAACGCAAGAAAGGAAGGAAAGGCTATTCGAGAAATACATCTTCGGATCCTGCCTCAGACCTTGAGAGGGGCCGTAGTAAGCTCTTTGGAATTCTAGTCTTCTCCTACTCCGAACTTGAAGAAGCCACAAACAATTTTCATCCTTCTAAAGAACTTGGGGATGGAGGTTTTGGCACTGTTTACTATG GGATACTTGGGGATGGAAGAGAAGTTGCTGTGAAGCGCCTTCATGAATTCAACTGCAAGAGAATGGAGCAGTTTGCAAATGAAATCTCAATTCTCACCCGGTTAAAGCACCGAAATCTTGTTACACTATATGGGTGTTCAACAAGGCATAACCAACTCCTCCTTGTGTATGAATACGTTCCTAATGGAACAGTTGCAAATCATCTCCATGGAAAAAGAGCAGCAGATGGACTGCTCACATGGCCCACCCGCATGAAGATTGCAGTGGAAACTGCTGCAGCGTTGGTTTATCTCCATGCCTCAGGCATAATACATCGTGATGTGAAGACTAGTAACATTCTTCTTGATAACAATTTCTGTGTCAAAGTTGCAGATTTTGGGCTCTCAAGACCCTTCCCTGCAAATGCCACTCATACCACCACTACACCTCAAGGAACACCTGGATATGTTGATCCAGATTATCACGAGTGTTATCAGCTCACTTATAAGAGTGATGTTTATAGCTTCGGGGTTGTTCTTATTGAACTCGTATCATCAATGCCTGCTGTGGACATACGTAGGCATACACACGAGATCAATTTGGCAAAACTAGCAACGAACAAGATTTTAACTGGAGCATTTGATGAACTCATTGATTCCTCTCTGGGATATGATATGGATACTGAAATCAAGAGAATGACCACATCAGTGGCAGAGCTAGCTTTTCAATGCTTGCAACTTGACAAGGATATGAGGCCTACAATGGAACATGTATTGGAGTCGCTGAAGGAGATTCAAGGCAATGAGTCGAACAATGGGGACAAAAGGGCGAATGGTGAGGAAACTAATGTATCTAAAGAAGAG GAGGTGCAACAAAAAGCAATGCGCTGGACATGGGTTGGTCCCTCACTTGCAGCAAACAGGAATTTGAAGCATGCTGCAGCTACGAAGAACAGCTGTTGA